A window of the Citrus sinensis cultivar Valencia sweet orange chromosome 9, DVS_A1.0, whole genome shotgun sequence genome harbors these coding sequences:
- the LOC127899966 gene encoding uncharacterized protein At4g26485-like, with product MGEIFKLDNELGESEKGIQHYDKILLVGEGDFSFAACLAKSFGSADNMGATSLDSKELLMAKYSRAASNLKELEESGCTILHEVDAHTMSQHPMLYSKSFDRIVFNFPHAGFHFNYQEHDLFLIQRHQELVRGFLKSATNMLKENREIHVTHKTAYPFNRWEIEMLGVGFGLCLVEKVPFYLWHYPRYQNKGADGSRCDESFPVGMAYTYLPSSEFIDEFIDHILDRIVVAMLLLICF from the exons ATGGgggaaatttttaaattggatAATGAATTAGGAGAAAGTGAGAAAGGGATACAGCATTATGACAAAATTCTTTTGGTGGGCGAGGGAGATTTCTCTTTTGCTGCTTGTTTAGCCAAATCTTTTGGCTCAGCTGACAATATGGGTGCCACTTCACTTGACTCCAAAG AGCTTCTAATGGCAAAATATTCAAGAGCGGCCTCGAACTTGAAAGAACTGGAGGAGAGTGGATGTACCATTTTGCATGAAGTCGACGCCCATACAATGAGCCAACACCCGATGCTTTACTCGAAATCTTTCGATAGGATAGTCTTCAACTTTCCCCATGCCGGTTTCCATTTCAATTATCAGGAGCATGACTTGTTCCTTATTCA GCGTCACCAAGAGTTGGTAAGGGGATTCTTGAAAAGTGCAACGAACATGTTGAAGGAGAATAGGGAAATTCATGTAACCCACAAAACTGCTTATCCATTCAATAGGTGGGAGATAGAGATGCTAGGTGTGGGATTTGGGCTGTGTTTGGTGGAAAAAGTTCCATTTTACCTGTGGCATTATCCTCGTTATCAAAATAAGGGGGCAGATGGGAGCAGATGCGATGAGAGTTTTCCTGTTGGT ATGGCGTATACATATCTTCCTTCCAGTGAATTCATTGATGAGTTCATCGATCATATACTGGATCGGATTGTGGTGGCAATGCTATTATTGATATGCTTTTAG